A genomic window from Pungitius pungitius chromosome 12, fPunPun2.1, whole genome shotgun sequence includes:
- the thoc6 gene encoding THO complex subunit 6 homolog: MGPVELLHMSVFSQSFSPCGRFLAAGNNYGEIAVFSLSAALSPDATAQSQKPVLTFSAHEGPVFSLLSNECHLLSAGNGEVSCWSWAELIKKNTKPLWTKRPNYKSSLEIPEINSMTFNSRDNSLVLAGGDNNVHILDLESGLFKSVLQGHSDYVHCVSVRGREGEILSGGEDGAVRMWDSRTGQCVHCIEVHKYESCARPQFGKWISCVTTDSDWMLCGGGPSLSLWHLRSLSPTSIFPLIGCQRQTSFYQDMILAVGDGPSVSHCLLGGEVKAQIPCSPQSLNTMQLNTNSTDYRVLTVGGSSDHIDVFTNLSYRTFSFTF, from the exons ATGGGCCCCGTGGAG ctcctccacatgTCCGTCTTCTCGCAGAGTTTCTCTCCCTGTGGACGGTTTCTCGCAGCAGGAAACAACTACGGAGAGATTGCAGTGTTCAG CCTGTCTGCCGCTTTAAGTCCAGACGCCACGGCCCAGAGTCAGAAACCCGTCCTGACCTTCTCAG CTCATGAAGGCCCCGTGTTCTCGCTCCTCTCCAACGAGTGTCACCTCCTCAGCGCGGGGAACGGGGAGgtgagctgctggagctgggcCGAGCTCATCAAGAAG AACACCAAACCTCTGTGGACCAAGAGACCCAACTACAA GTCAAGCCTCGAAATCCCAGAGATCAACTCCATGACCTTCAACTCCAGA gACAACAGTCTGGTTCTGGCTGGAGGAGACAACAACGTTCACATCCTGGACCTGGAGAGCGGCCTGTTCAAG TCCGTCCTGCAGGGCCACTCGGACTACGTCCACTGCGTGAGCGTCAGGGGCCGCGAGGGCGAGATCCTgtcggggggggaggacggagCCGTGCGGATgtggg ACAGCAGGACGGGTCAGTGTGTCCACTGCATCGAGGTCCACAAGTACGAG AGTTGTGCTCGGCCTCAGTTTGGTAAATGGATCAGCTGTGTGACAACGGACTCTGATTGGATg CTGTGTGGTGGgggtccgtctctctctctgtggcatCTCCGCTCTCTGTCTCCCACCTCCATCttccctctgattggctgccagaGACAGACCAGCTTCTACCAGGACATG atcctGGCCGTAGGAGACGGCCCATCCGTCTCTCACTGTCTGCTTGGAGGAGAAGTCAAAGCTCAGATTCCGTGTTCTCCTCAGAGTCTCAACACCATGCAGCTCAACACCAACAGCACCGATTACAGA GTGCTGACGGTGGGAGGAAGCAGCGATCACATCGACGTGTTCACCAACCTGTCCTACAGGACCTTCTCCTTCACCTTCTAA